The Chitinophagaceae bacterium genome window below encodes:
- a CDS encoding proline iminopeptidase-family hydrolase produces MRIILFIAISVFFFSCKEKTTTLTVADYFNYGDTGVQSAGIKMIPIQTPVGEFKVWTKRFGNNPRIKILLLHGGPAMTHEYMECFESFFPKEGFEFYEYDQLGSYYSDQPKDSSLWTTARFVEEVEQVRKAIHADSSNFYVLGNSWGGILAMEYALKYQSNLKGVIVANMMASIPEYGKYANEVLAKDMDSNVLKEIRAIEAKGDFANPRYMELLLPNFYKKHLCRLEEWPDGFNRTMKHVNSEIYVMMQGPSEFGVAGRLLNWDIKSRLKELKVPTLMVGAKFDTMDPKAMEEQSKLVQKGRYLYCPNGSHLAMWDDQQVFMNGVISFIHDVDAGSF; encoded by the coding sequence ATGAGAATCATTCTTTTCATTGCAATTTCAGTGTTCTTCTTTTCCTGTAAAGAAAAAACAACAACACTAACTGTTGCTGATTACTTTAACTATGGTGATACAGGTGTACAGTCGGCCGGCATTAAAATGATTCCCATTCAAACTCCTGTTGGTGAATTTAAAGTATGGACAAAACGCTTTGGCAATAATCCACGAATTAAAATTTTATTGCTTCATGGTGGTCCGGCAATGACGCATGAGTATATGGAATGTTTTGAAAGCTTTTTTCCGAAGGAAGGGTTTGAGTTTTATGAATATGATCAGTTAGGATCCTACTACAGTGATCAGCCGAAAGACAGCAGTCTCTGGACAACAGCCCGTTTTGTAGAAGAAGTAGAACAGGTGCGTAAAGCTATTCATGCCGACAGCAGTAATTTTTATGTACTGGGAAATTCATGGGGCGGTATTCTTGCAATGGAATATGCATTGAAGTATCAGAGCAATCTTAAGGGAGTGATCGTTGCCAATATGATGGCCAGTATTCCGGAATATGGAAAGTATGCCAATGAAGTACTCGCAAAAGATATGGATTCAAACGTATTGAAAGAAATCAGGGCTATTGAGGCAAAAGGTGACTTTGCAAATCCACGTTACATGGAATTACTGCTTCCCAATTTTTATAAAAAACATTTATGCCGTTTGGAAGAATGGCCCGATGGGTTTAACCGTACCATGAAGCATGTGAACAGTGAAATTTATGTTATGATGCAGGGGCCTTCAGAATTTGGTGTTGCAGGAAGGTTGCTGAACTGGGATATAAAAAGCCGGCTGAAAGAACTGAAAGTGCCAACGCTGATGGTAGGTGCAAAGTTTGATACCATGGACCCCAAAGCAATGGAAGAGCAAAGTAAACTGGTGCAGAAAGGCCGTTATCTCTACTGCCCCAATGGAAGTCATTTAGCAATGTGGGACGATCAGCAGGTGTTTATGAACGGAGTAATTAGTTTTATTCATGATGTGGATGCTGGAAGTTTTTAA
- a CDS encoding DUF1599 domain-containing protein, producing MSTIDQYTKAIAECRDIFKKKTIDYGTSWRVYRTISIVDQIYIKAKRIRTIQEKQEQKIGDSFASEFKGILNYAVIGLIQLDLKEGEAEELPVNKVLELYDTKMAKAQLLMLDKNHDYGEAWREMSQESFVDLILAKLQRIRQILLNDGKTLVSEGIDANYYDIINYAVFGLILIGEGVHQG from the coding sequence ATGAGTACAATTGATCAATATACAAAGGCAATTGCTGAATGCAGGGATATTTTTAAGAAGAAAACCATTGATTACGGAACTTCATGGAGAGTGTACCGCACTATTTCCATCGTTGACCAGATCTATATCAAGGCTAAACGTATCCGTACCATCCAGGAAAAACAGGAACAAAAGATCGGCGACAGCTTTGCTTCAGAATTCAAGGGAATTCTCAATTATGCTGTTATCGGATTGATTCAACTCGATTTAAAAGAAGGCGAAGCAGAAGAACTGCCGGTAAATAAAGTGCTGGAACTGTACGATACAAAAATGGCCAAAGCCCAGTTACTGATGCTGGATAAAAATCATGATTATGGAGAAGCATGGCGTGAAATGAGCCAGGAAAGTTTTGTTGATTTGATTCTGGCCAAGCTGCAACGCATCAGGCAGATTTTGCTGAATGATGGTAAAACATTGGTGAGTGAAGGAATTGATGCCAATTATTATGATATCATCAACTACGCCGTTTTTGGATTGATCCTGATTGGAGAAGGAGTTCACCAGGGGTGA
- the folP gene encoding dihydropteroate synthase, which produces MYTLNCKGRLLVIEKPVVMGILNITPDSFYSGSRVQQLDEILSKAEQMINEGAAILDIGGQSTKPGSDRLSAEEELQRVLSAIQQIKEKFPDTFISIDTYHSTVAKEAVAAGADMVNDISAGEMDKQMISTVAALHVPYIAMHMKGTPETMQQKPAYEDVAKEVIEYFIHKLNECKQAGITDSIIDPGFGFGKTIQHNFQLLKKLEAFQIFHVPVLAGLSRKSTIWKTLNTTPEEALNGTTVLNTIALTKGASILRAHDVKEAVEAIQLHQAIINA; this is translated from the coding sequence ATGTACACACTCAACTGCAAAGGAAGATTATTGGTCATCGAAAAGCCTGTTGTAATGGGCATTCTGAACATTACACCCGATTCATTTTACAGCGGCAGCCGTGTGCAGCAATTAGATGAGATTCTTTCAAAGGCAGAACAAATGATCAATGAGGGCGCAGCTATTCTTGATATAGGCGGACAAAGCACCAAACCCGGCAGCGACCGCTTATCGGCAGAGGAAGAATTACAAAGAGTATTGTCGGCAATTCAGCAAATCAAAGAAAAATTTCCTGATACGTTTATTTCAATTGACACCTATCATTCAACAGTTGCTAAAGAAGCTGTTGCTGCGGGTGCAGATATGGTGAATGACATCAGTGCAGGTGAAATGGATAAGCAAATGATTTCAACAGTAGCTGCTCTTCATGTCCCCTATATTGCCATGCACATGAAGGGCACTCCTGAAACCATGCAGCAAAAACCTGCTTATGAAGATGTAGCAAAAGAAGTGATTGAGTACTTCATTCACAAACTGAATGAATGCAAACAGGCAGGTATTACAGATAGTATCATTGATCCCGGCTTTGGCTTTGGCAAAACCATTCAGCATAATTTTCAACTGCTGAAAAAACTCGAAGCCTTTCAAATTTTTCATGTTCCTGTATTAGCAGGACTCAGCCGCAAATCAACCATCTGGAAAACATTGAACACAACTCCCGAAGAAGCCCTGAACGGCACAACAGTGCTAAACACAATTGCTTTAACAAAAGGCGCTTCTATTTTAAGAGCGCATGATGTGAAGGAAGCAGTGGAAGCAATTCAATTACACCAAGCTATTATAAATGCATAA
- a CDS encoding FKBP-type peptidyl-prolyl cis-trans isomerase yields the protein MKKIQSIFVAMLAIVVLASCGGGSFKKAKSGLLYKIISDGKGAQLKAGSFIKFNAIVKQKDSVTYNSYGKIPAFTAVDSVGRPYDLSEILPMLHAGDSCIIVQSADSIAKLNMGQMPPGLKKGDKITISIRITKVMTDLTAAQNEFNAEMTAQKEREFKAVEAYLKSKNITATKTPLGTYVEILNPGTGDKPDSGKQVSVMYTGVNFEGKKFDSNIDTSFGHTDPMSFVIGAQGMSPGFEDGVKQLAKGGKARIYVPSMLAYGMQGNPPVIKPYENLMFEVEVLDITVPKPQPQGPPAPPTGGNPNQ from the coding sequence ATGAAGAAAATTCAATCCATTTTTGTTGCCATGCTTGCTATAGTGGTACTGGCATCATGCGGGGGCGGCTCTTTCAAAAAAGCAAAGAGTGGTTTACTGTACAAAATTATCTCTGATGGCAAAGGTGCTCAGCTGAAAGCTGGCAGCTTTATCAAATTCAATGCAATTGTAAAGCAAAAAGATTCTGTTACCTATAATTCATATGGTAAGATTCCTGCGTTTACTGCAGTTGACAGTGTTGGGCGTCCATATGATCTCTCTGAAATCCTTCCAATGCTTCATGCGGGCGACAGCTGTATTATTGTTCAGAGTGCTGATTCAATTGCAAAACTGAATATGGGTCAAATGCCTCCCGGTTTAAAGAAAGGTGATAAAATCACGATCTCTATTCGCATTACAAAAGTAATGACCGACCTTACTGCTGCTCAAAATGAATTCAATGCTGAAATGACTGCACAGAAAGAAAGAGAATTCAAAGCTGTTGAAGCCTATCTCAAATCAAAAAATATTACTGCAACCAAAACTCCTTTGGGAACCTATGTTGAAATTCTCAACCCGGGAACCGGTGATAAACCAGACAGTGGAAAGCAGGTTTCTGTAATGTATACAGGTGTGAATTTTGAAGGAAAGAAATTCGATTCAAATATTGATACTTCTTTTGGCCATACTGATCCAATGAGTTTTGTTATTGGTGCACAGGGAATGAGTCCTGGTTTTGAAGATGGCGTGAAGCAACTGGCAAAAGGCGGTAAAGCAAGAATCTACGTTCCTTCAATGCTTGCTTATGGCATGCAGGGTAATCCTCCTGTAATTAAGCCTTACGAAAACCTGATGTTTGAAGTTGAAGTACTGGATATAACAGTTCCAAAACCACAACCTCAAGGACCTCCGGCTCCTCCAACAGGTGGTAATCCAAACCAATAA
- a CDS encoding nucleoside-diphosphate kinase, translating to MSNSTFTMIKPDAMKNGHAGAILDKIIKAGFRVVALKQTKLTTETAGEFYAVHKARPFFGELVEFMSSGVIIAAILEKDNAVADFRTLIGATDPAKADEGTIRKLYAASVGENAVHGSDCDENAKIEGSFFFSGLEQY from the coding sequence ATGAGCAATAGTACGTTTACAATGATCAAACCTGACGCCATGAAAAACGGCCATGCAGGTGCTATTTTAGACAAAATCATCAAGGCAGGCTTTCGTGTGGTGGCATTAAAGCAAACCAAACTAACTACTGAAACTGCAGGCGAATTTTACGCTGTTCACAAGGCAAGACCTTTTTTTGGTGAACTGGTTGAATTTATGAGCAGCGGTGTAATCATTGCAGCCATACTTGAAAAAGATAACGCAGTGGCAGATTTCCGCACACTGATTGGCGCAACCGACCCGGCAAAAGCCGATGAAGGAACCATCCGTAAGCTCTATGCAGCTTCAGTTGGTGAAAACGCTGTACACGGAAGCGACTGTGATGAAAATGCAAAAATTGAAGGAAGCTTTTTCTTCAGTGGTCTGGAGCAGTATTAA
- a CDS encoding DUF3857 domain-containing protein, translating into MAVFTLPNVKVGSVIEYKYDHSKTNYIEIEDWIFQRSLPVRYSEYNVTIPSVLEFTYQVKRTLPVKETVEGINNTKRFIMTDIPGLDREPYMSCTKDYLQRIDFQLRSINNQPILTTWTQLNEELLDDEDFGLQLKKNILKNLPLEDELKKLTSDYAKILAVFNYVKKNVAWNGENRRYSSNGLKTALEKHSGNSADMNLLVINLLRDAGVNAYPLLVSTRDNGRINTFYPFIYQFNNVYVVTEVDGNRYILDASNPHNPAFMVPWDVQFTDGYLVDKTKAGFIPLADTKHRFRISASISADLDEKGILKCSAYLLAYEYAKNQRLSSFNKGKEKYLTEYFSEPHPEFKFDSLQVKNEANDSLPLENQVKFNTQLNASGDYFFYSPNFLMELEKNEFLSDQRFTDVEFGFTQYYTIVSTIHFPENMEPEELPKNIKMIMPDTSIVLQRFMQKNENSLSLRIILEIKRPTYYADEYADFKEFYAQLFERLNEQIVFKKKANPKP; encoded by the coding sequence ATGGCTGTTTTTACATTGCCAAATGTAAAAGTGGGAAGTGTTATTGAATACAAATACGATCACTCCAAAACTAATTATATAGAAATAGAAGACTGGATTTTTCAACGCAGCCTTCCTGTAAGGTACAGTGAATACAATGTAACCATCCCTTCGGTGCTTGAATTTACTTACCAGGTAAAACGCACTCTTCCTGTAAAAGAAACTGTTGAAGGGATTAACAATACAAAACGGTTCATCATGACCGATATTCCAGGTCTTGACAGAGAGCCATACATGAGCTGTACAAAGGATTATTTACAACGGATAGATTTCCAGCTAAGATCAATCAATAATCAACCCATTTTAACTACATGGACCCAGCTGAATGAAGAATTGCTGGATGATGAAGATTTTGGCCTGCAGCTGAAAAAAAACATCCTGAAAAATTTGCCACTGGAAGATGAACTTAAGAAACTAACATCTGACTATGCAAAGATTCTTGCTGTTTTTAATTACGTAAAAAAGAACGTAGCCTGGAACGGAGAAAACAGAAGGTATTCTTCTAATGGATTGAAGACTGCTTTAGAAAAACATTCCGGCAACAGCGCAGATATGAATCTTCTGGTGATCAATTTACTAAGAGATGCAGGAGTAAATGCCTACCCATTACTTGTGAGCACAAGAGATAATGGCAGGATCAATACTTTTTACCCGTTTATTTACCAGTTTAACAATGTGTATGTGGTAACAGAAGTTGATGGCAACCGTTATATACTGGATGCCAGTAATCCTCATAACCCTGCATTTATGGTTCCCTGGGATGTTCAGTTTACTGATGGATATTTGGTAGATAAAACAAAAGCAGGCTTTATTCCTCTTGCTGACACAAAACACCGGTTCAGAATCAGTGCCTCCATCTCAGCAGACCTGGATGAAAAAGGAATATTGAAATGTTCAGCTTACCTGCTGGCTTATGAATATGCAAAAAATCAGCGTCTTTCTTCATTTAATAAAGGCAAAGAAAAATATCTCACTGAATATTTTTCTGAACCACATCCTGAGTTCAAATTCGATTCTTTGCAGGTGAAAAATGAAGCGAATGATTCTCTGCCTCTTGAAAACCAGGTAAAATTCAATACACAACTTAACGCAAGCGGAGACTATTTCTTCTATTCACCAAACTTCCTTATGGAACTGGAGAAGAATGAATTTCTTTCCGATCAGCGGTTTACAGATGTTGAATTTGGTTTTACCCAATATTACACCATTGTTTCTACCATTCACTTTCCTGAAAATATGGAGCCGGAAGAACTGCCAAAGAATATTAAAATGATCATGCCCGATACAAGTATAGTGCTGCAGCGTTTCATGCAGAAAAACGAGAACAGTCTATCACTGCGTATTATACTTGAAATAAAACGTCCTACATACTATGCTGATGAATATGCTGATTTTAAAGAGTTTTATGCGCAACTGTTTGAACGCTTAAACGAGCAGATCGTGTTTAAGAAAAAAGCTAACCCAAAACCATGA
- a CDS encoding DUF3857 domain-containing protein produces MRNILTVFFLFIQHIAFSQGLLTYSSLTIPDSLKKGADAVFRLDETVVEINSASKYTVSDHRIITILNKDGLRHSGIVFLTDKLIKLDEAEVRIYNDLGLEIKKYRKKDFSVVGNPYESSLATDNKYYYLEAPMPEPPFTIEVTSVIKLYGYIDFPDWKFGSSDESFELSRFKIVVPTDLDIRYKAYNTTLTPAVSTDGNNKVYEWQVKNQKIFPAESKSYGSVLTIPRISIAPKYKKMQTDTRYVSIQLGIGGLKPFPASFVEEKKYGDCKALSNYMKHLLKAAGIKSYAAIIKSGKNAYPADPSFPNEGFDHVILCVPNDKDTVWLECTSKLPEPGILGNFTENRNALLITENGGVLVNTPVSKSSDNQWQAKTNVELFDDGSAFVKSRIFVSGEFWEYIYAYTDSKSKDDIKKALVNVFGYKAPDDYELKIVTDSADGHVIQLNMEYRQFFDFKAGAKHFFPLRQYKLNDETIKTAETRKFEYLFDFPYIKSDSTVYKLPGNFKKENLPPNKEIKNNFVFYKTEVQINETGDELKVVTQLTLNKHIIPAQQYNEVANSFESIKKDEGQKIVLKKE; encoded by the coding sequence ATGAGAAACATCCTTACGGTATTCTTCCTTTTCATTCAGCATATCGCTTTTTCACAAGGCCTGCTTACTTATTCATCGTTAACAATACCCGACAGTTTAAAGAAAGGTGCTGATGCGGTATTCAGACTGGATGAAACTGTAGTTGAAATCAACTCTGCGTCAAAATACACAGTCAGTGATCACAGGATTATTACCATTCTCAATAAAGACGGACTCAGGCATAGTGGCATTGTTTTCCTTACTGATAAATTAATAAAACTGGATGAAGCGGAAGTAAGAATTTACAATGACCTGGGACTTGAAATAAAAAAATACAGGAAGAAAGATTTTTCTGTTGTTGGCAACCCTTATGAAAGTTCACTGGCAACCGACAATAAATATTATTACCTTGAAGCTCCAATGCCGGAGCCTCCTTTTACAATTGAAGTAACCTCTGTAATAAAACTCTACGGTTATATCGATTTCCCCGATTGGAAATTTGGCTCGTCTGATGAATCATTTGAATTAAGCCGTTTCAAAATTGTTGTACCAACGGATTTAGATATTCGCTATAAAGCATATAATACAACGCTTACCCCTGCAGTTTCCACAGATGGAAATAATAAAGTTTATGAGTGGCAGGTTAAAAATCAAAAAATATTCCCGGCAGAAAGTAAAAGCTATGGATCTGTTTTAACAATTCCCAGGATAAGCATAGCTCCTAAGTATAAAAAAATGCAGACCGATACAAGATATGTAAGTATACAATTGGGAATCGGCGGATTGAAACCTTTTCCTGCATCCTTTGTTGAAGAGAAAAAGTATGGTGATTGTAAAGCACTGTCAAATTACATGAAACACCTTTTGAAAGCAGCAGGTATTAAGTCATATGCAGCTATCATTAAATCAGGAAAGAATGCCTATCCTGCAGATCCGTCCTTTCCAAATGAAGGCTTTGATCATGTAATACTTTGTGTGCCGAATGATAAGGATACAGTCTGGCTGGAATGCACATCTAAACTTCCTGAACCCGGCATTTTAGGAAACTTCACTGAAAACAGAAATGCACTGCTGATTACTGAAAACGGAGGGGTGTTGGTGAATACACCTGTAAGTAAAAGCTCAGACAATCAATGGCAGGCAAAAACTAATGTTGAACTGTTTGATGATGGCAGTGCATTTGTGAAAAGCCGCATTTTTGTATCGGGTGAATTCTGGGAATATATTTATGCCTATACTGATTCAAAATCAAAAGACGATATTAAAAAAGCGTTGGTGAATGTATTTGGTTATAAGGCCCCCGATGATTATGAATTAAAAATTGTAACTGATTCAGCTGACGGGCATGTAATACAGCTGAACATGGAATACAGGCAGTTTTTTGATTTCAAAGCCGGAGCAAAGCATTTTTTCCCCTTGCGCCAATACAAGCTGAATGATGAAACAATCAAAACAGCAGAAACAAGAAAGTTTGAATACCTCTTCGACTTTCCTTATATAAAATCTGATTCAACTGTTTATAAATTACCCGGCAACTTTAAGAAAGAAAACCTGCCACCAAATAAAGAAATTAAAAACAACTTCGTTTTCTATAAAACCGAAGTTCAGATAAACGAAACGGGAGATGAATTGAAAGTAGTAACACAACTCACATTGAACAAACATATTATACCTGCCCAGCAATACAATGAAGTGGCAAACAGTTTTGAATCGATCAAAAAAGATGAAGGCCAGAAAATCGTATTAAAGAAAGAATAA
- a CDS encoding GNAT family N-acetyltransferase, giving the protein MNEISIRLANSEDAELIAEMSRITFYDAFAKDNTKEDIDFFLNEQFTKTALTKEVEEADGIFILAYVNNEAAGYARMRLKNSENILAEENAIEIARIYALSSAIGKGVGSALMQKCIDIAAEQNKAVIWLGVWGKNERAIAFYTRWGFEKFSEHSFLLGSDLQTDWLMKRAVVLP; this is encoded by the coding sequence ATGAATGAGATCAGTATAAGACTTGCAAACAGCGAAGATGCTGAGCTGATTGCAGAAATGAGCCGCATAACATTTTATGATGCTTTTGCAAAAGACAACACAAAAGAAGACATCGACTTCTTCCTGAACGAACAGTTTACAAAAACTGCATTGACGAAAGAAGTAGAAGAAGCTGACGGTATTTTCATACTGGCTTATGTAAATAATGAGGCGGCTGGTTATGCAAGAATGCGTTTAAAAAACAGCGAGAACATATTGGCAGAAGAAAATGCAATTGAAATTGCACGCATTTATGCATTGTCATCCGCAATTGGGAAAGGCGTGGGAAGTGCCTTAATGCAGAAGTGTATTGACATTGCAGCAGAACAAAATAAAGCGGTGATCTGGCTTGGTGTTTGGGGAAAAAATGAACGGGCAATTGCTTTTTATACCCGTTGGGGATTTGAGAAATTCAGTGAACACAGCTTCCTTCTGGGCAGTGATTTACAGACAGACTGGCTGATGAAGAGAGCTGTAGTTCTGCCTTAA